A region from the Caldilineales bacterium genome encodes:
- a CDS encoding chromate resistance protein — protein sequence MMWITRARVKVDRVACPWLIKHFVDSEAEFFFVSAEEVMAEAKRLGAIPYDVPGVELGHHGLECSFEAILKKYNLTGDPALMLLGKIVNGADTDNTLWNQPEGPGLEAIAEGFRHLGYADDHAINAAEWIVYDALYAYCREMVRQGKPDGAFKG from the coding sequence GCCCGCGTAAAAGTCGACCGCGTGGCCTGCCCCTGGCTGATCAAACACTTCGTGGACAGCGAAGCTGAGTTCTTTTTCGTCTCCGCCGAGGAGGTGATGGCCGAAGCCAAGCGACTGGGCGCCATCCCTTATGATGTGCCCGGCGTCGAACTGGGACATCACGGCCTGGAATGCTCGTTCGAGGCCATCCTCAAAAAGTACAATCTGACCGGCGACCCGGCCCTGATGCTATTGGGCAAGATCGTCAACGGCGCCGACACCGACAACACGCTGTGGAACCAGCCGGAGGGACCGGGCCTCGAGGCCATCGCCGAAGGTTTCCGGCATCTGGGCTATGCCGACGACCACGCCATCAACGCCGCCGAGTGGATCGTGTACGATGCGCTCTATGCCTATTGCCGCGAGATGGTGCGGCAAGGGAAGCCCGATGGCGCCTTCAAGGGCTGA